The Pecten maximus chromosome 10, xPecMax1.1, whole genome shotgun sequence region GCTGGTGCCATATATAGTAATCATGGCCgtccatccatctgtccatTAGCACTTTCATTTCAGGAAACATATCTCAATCCAGATGGCCGAACTTTCTGAAACTTCACATCAGATGTTACGTTGAGTTGCGAGaatgtgtttaaaatgtttatattaagtCAAGGTCAAGACCACTGTATTTGAAATTAGACATTTGATTATACTAAGAAATTTGTGTTGGAACTAATTCAACACATTGACAGACCAATCATACCGAGGGTATTTGAAATGCGGTATTGATGCGAATGAGTTCAGGAATATTAATAATCTTAGTAAGCAATATCAGAAGTTAAATGCAAGTGAATCCCATGCAAGATGAACCTTAATGCCCCAAGTAAGAAGTTCAAAGGACAAGAAGATCAGGCCCAGAAAAAAcgtttttctttgatgtaggtcaaaatgtaggtcagtgGCCTACTTTTGGTACAAATGACACACCGATTCACCTAGACCCAGTTACAAGCAGTGAAGAGAGCCCAcacaaactttttctttgatgtaggtcaaaggtcagaatGTAGGTCAGAGTTTTGCTGTGTTGCATATATGCTATAATTTATGTCGTCACAGATGGCTTACTACATGGTTGTCATTTTACTATCAATCAAATCACATACCTTTCTATTTAGTTATATCATGAGAAAGTTAGGAGGATGAAATGGAAGCAGGTTGTCTGTCTGCCTGCACTCACTCAGATATACTTGTGGGGTGAATTCACAATTCATTCTGTGCAAATATCTTCATTGCCTACAGGAGATAAGATTGaatgtaaatttgtgttttatcccataattcatcattaaaccTCTCTGCACATGTGCTTTTTTAGCAACAAAATGAATGGCAATAAAAGTGAAATCCGTATCAAACCAAAACTTGTGTGTTGCATCACACAAGTTCACAGATAAAACACTATACCCAACAAGTCGATCTATCTGTACGACCGTCTATCCATCTTGTCCAGACAAACTGCTCTTCCAGataattttcattgaaaatttgtgAATTGAACAGTACTAATTAAAACTGTTTTGTAGATATAGCCAACACACACTGAAGTTGTGTATCTAGACCTTACTTTGATCTGCCTATTTTTATTGAAGTTATGTCATTTTTACTATAATTGTAGATTGAATTAATCTTAGTTGTCCAGATAACTTCAGGTTTTCATTGGAACATTCTTTTTGAAACTTCACTGACTGTGTGTCTGCTGATCACTGCAGTTTCTTTCCACTGTGTGCACCTGTTCTTACCCGATTATCTTCAATTTTCAGGTCTTACAGTGCTATTCCAAGTCGATGCTACTAAGCTCCATgaaaacattcatttaaaaagCAAGGGATTTGACagaatcattttcaattttccCCATGTGGGTGGGAAATCCAACATAAAGAAAAACAGAAAGCTACTTGAGGACTTCTTTCTGAggtaacatactacatacaacTTTTGTGATACATTTATCCACTAATTCACAAGGATAATGTACTTGTGACTTTGACCTTACTGCACCTggtttcatcaacgttccttaAGAAATTCATTAACTTAAATtgtccataggaaagcattattggatTTTAGAAACAAGAGGCCCTTGGACCTAAACGGTCATCTGACGAatacttacagcagggacacaccctcAATCAGAAGGGCTCAATCCAGCGTCCTTACCATAAATTGTCTATTCACAGACAAtaatgtttcagatcaaattcgGTCTTTATTCATTTTGGCTTGAAAGAGGAGTAGCATCTTAAAGCTAAACATCCAAGTTATTGTTTTTGGGCCTTACCCTTCTGTCCCCAGGGGTTggacaagcctcatttatataaattttaattGCCCTCCCCTAATGATGTTTCCGACTAAATTTGGATGTAGTCAATGAAGGCATTTAAGGCGaagtagcattttaaagcaaatattccccaaagttccccttttggggcccctcAACTCTTGTCTCCAGGGGTCCAACCTACcttatttttataaattatgattgctatcgccaaatgatgtttcaaaacaaatttggCTGTAATCCAACCAACTGTAAAATGAttcattgtatattatataattttttttttacatatttttgttagtgCTTCCAATGTACTGAAAGAAAATGGTAAAATTTTGGTGACCTTATGCAAAGGTCAAGGAGGGTCACCAGCTGATAAACCAATGAGAGCTTGGCAGAACAGTTGGCAAGTGGTTTCCATGGCAGCCAATACTGGGTTCATTCTCAGGAGAGCCGTACCCTTTCAGACTGACAGCTATGAACAGTACAATAGTACTGGATTCAGGTATGTAAATCCGTCAGTGTGATATAACACTTTGATAGAAGCCAGAGATTACAGAATTTGGAGACTGAATTAAACTAGTTTCCAATAATGCTTTTCCTAACATAAAACAAAGTTACATTAGGATGGTGCATGCTTGTCAATTAATCTGACTTGTAACATGTAACTTAAACTTACACCGACACCTGCACGTTAAGCAAGCATGGACATACAAACTCTGAAATTACAATCAGATTAATTTTGTTGTCAGTTTAAAAGTTTGAAGGTCAAAGCCAAAATCAGTATCGTTAGACTGAATTAGACTTCTTGTTTACCAATGATTTATCTGGTAATTAGGAAATGTATTTCTTAGGATCATGAAAGATTATTGAAGAAAATGAATATGTAATAATTACTTGCTTCTTATTTTGTTATCCTTTCTACAAATATATTAGGAACTACTAACTTATAATAACTTTATTTACAGAAGTCAGGATAAAGGATTTCATACAGAAAGGGCAATAACCCATGTATTTGAGAAGGCAGAGGAAGTGCCCTGTTCCAGATAAAGTACCAATCAAGCATCATTTGTCTCTCAAAGTCAACAGGTAGATCATTTCACTTAACATAAATTTATTATTCAATGGCGAAAAGATGTTTAGTAATCAAGTACCAGTAAAATAATAAACCTTTCTGGCTGAATAAGATAAATTAcctgtacaaaatgtatgtataattttaTTGTTACTAATTTTATAAATTAGAAAGCCAATATGACTCCCACACCCTAAATCACCTGAATGTGCTGAGTTGGGGTAGCGCTAGGATGGATGGGGAGGTAAAGATGTCAACTAAAACAAATAAGATGGCCATTTTTGACCGACATGGGTGATTCTGTTTTGCAGGAGGCTGCATGAGGAGCCTGGTAACCCCGTGTTTGAGGTGAGAAAACAACTGGAGGAACGGCTTGTTACTGGTGATGGCTTCGTCAGACTGGTGAATGTTGGAACTCCTATCTTACAGCAACCATTGGAGAGGTCTGGAAAGCCGCTGAAGGCATTAGCACGATGTACAGACACTTCATCAGTGAAGGCATTAGCACAGAGTACAGACACTTCATCAGCGAAGGCATTAGCACAGAGTACAGACACTTCATCAGTGAAGTCATTAGCACAGAGTACAGACACTTCATCAGTGAAGTCATTAGCACAACGTACAGACACTTTCTCAGTGAAGTCATTAGCACAGAGTACAGAAACTTCATCAGTGAAGTCATTAGCACAGAGTACAGAAACTTCATCAGTGAAGTCATTAGCACAGCACACCGACACTCTTCATATATCAGATTCAGATGTAGACACTGGTACAGAGATTAATTCCAATGTAATGCTGGGCACACCTTcacacaacaaaacatttatatacgATGACAACACAGGTGTAACACAGAATGACACACCTGAATGCCTCGACATTTCTGTACCCGACAAAAAATCTACAAGTGGTGATGCACTTCTATGCGACACATATTCAAATCAGTGTTACTATCTGGGTACCAGGAATCAACTGTCATGTTATGGTCCCATAGCTGAGGGTGCTAACTCAAGtacaaggtcaaaggttacagAGGGTGCTAACTCAAAtacaaggtcaaaggttacagAGGGTGCTAACTCAAGTACAAGGTCAGACATTACAGAAGGAGCTAACTCAAAtacaaggtcaaaggttacagAGGGTGCTGACTCAGATACAAGGTCAAACGTTACAGAGGAAGCTAACTCAAGTACAAGGTCAAACCTTGGAGAGGATAGAGATGGCTATGCAGAGACAAGGAAAGAGCCGACAGAAACAGATATCCGTACAGAAGCCACACAATGGGATACAGATATCTCACCGGATGATGAACATCTGCGAATGTCAATGCTCGAACATTTAGATGACTTGATACATCATACAAATAGTAATCCAAAACAAATTGCCATAGCAACAGGAGATGTGTATAGACGTTGCCAGGTCAGTCCCAACATACAGCCATGGGGAGTAGAAATGATATGTGTTTTACCAGAAATTTCTTTAGAGGAAGATAAACAAGAAGAAAATATGGAGTGTGCTAAACAACTGTGTACCAAAGTAAACTCAGCACTTGGATCATGTGGGAAAATTCAGCTAGAACAAACAGGAAAAC contains the following coding sequences:
- the LOC117335934 gene encoding ferredoxin-fold anticodon-binding domain-containing protein 1-like translates to MDDSIHGDVLLVGEGDFSFSVSLLSQYSNETLRRVTTTSLESEDSITKHQASGQCIQQLRKHGLTVLFQVDATKLHENIHLKSKGFDRIIFNFPHVGGKSNIKKNRKLLEDFFLSASNVLKENGKILVTLCKGQGGSPADKPMRAWQNSWQVVSMAANTGFILRRAVPFQTDSYEQYNSTGFRSQDKGFHTERAITHVFEKAEEVRLHEEPGNPVFEVRKQLEERLVTGDGFVRLVNVGTPILQQPLERSGKPLKALARCTDTSSVKALAQSTDTSSAKALAQSTDTSSVKSLAQSTDTSSVKSLAQRTDTFSVKSLAQSTETSSVKSLAQSTETSSVKSLAQHTDTLHISDSDVDTGTEINSNVMLGTPSHNKTFIYDDNTGVTQNDTPECLDISVPDKKSTSGDALLCDTYSNQCYYLGTRNQLSCYGPIAEGANSSTRSKVTEGANSNTRSKVTEGANSSTRSDITEGANSNTRSKVTEGADSDTRSNVTEEANSSTRSNLGEDRDGYAETRKEPTETDIRTEATQWDTDISPDDEHLRMSMLEHLDDLIHHTNSNPKQIAIATGDVYRRCQVSPNIQPWGVEMICVLPEISLEEDKQEENMECAKQLCTKVNSALGSCGKIQLEQTGKLNLLSTGVCSLGTINMCIHGDDGCKTIGSVMVYCPEDKPRRPILVFDVVKLSMCMYQIPHETLLWSTDRRVTQQFRRKDGDWPMFKTVSLYPISFTFDMSFWEKPEGAFDTLLYNDIIRSVAGEEISSVELLEMYKDIQTDRPTRCRSRCYRLIFLSHDRVLSYNTCWQLQSRIRLEVAQIMGVELR